TGTAAACAACATGAAGGACTCCCCGTCAACATGGACGAGCTCGAGGAGAGAGTCTCTTCACTCGGAGCACCTTCCTATACGGCATCTTGAATTAAGATACTGAAGTTTTCATTATTTAGTGGTGTAAAGTGACAGATGATGCTGATTCTGAGGTCATTGTGACCTTGatggaaacacaaaaataaaatcattaaatatactaataataatacagtaaCTCAGTCATATTAGGAGTACCGGTACATTTACAACTCTTCCTGTGATCGCCTATTCCTCATCCAAAACTGCATCCTGACCATTTTTTCCTAGGTTTTCTGGTGGTGAATCTGTGGGCTTAATCATGGATGTAGTCCCATTTCATATCAATGGGCTTTGAGGAAGTGCATACTGACCTGGCTCCATTCTGAAGGTGACCATGTTCTCCGGTCGGTTCAAGATGTCCATAAAGGCTCTGTAGGCTCTATAGAAGGGCTGGACCTGCTGCAAGGGGACATCCAGCACCGAATCTCTGGTGGCATTGTTGAAGTTTATCATCTTGATTTGGCCTTCTGAATTAAGTCTGCTCAGAGCGAAGAGGAAGGCCAAAGTTCAGCATCAAACTAACCCAACATTAATAATGGAATAGTTCAAAAATGGCTACAACTTTGAATGCATGTTTAGACCACAGTAATATACAAGCAAACATGTCTGAGTCAAATTCATAAGTAGAGGCCAAGAGTTAAAATGTCCCTCTTTTTATCGACTTGAGGATTCATCCCTCAAAACAACAGATTTATCCGTCATGGCAAAAAAGATAAATTCAGTCACTTCATACAGAACGCATTTAGAAATGTCTCATTTATCATAAATTGATTAAATATCTCTTCATCACAATGTCAATGAGGGTGTTGGACTACTCACCGCAACACATTGGCGCTTTTCACACTGCTTTTAAACATTTCTGCTACACGTTTTTGGAGGCATGCATACAGTATACGGACAAAATTATTTTGGACAACAGATGGCAGTGTCCCATTGAAAATCACACTTCTGTTGGTATGGCATACCACTGcatctttttaaatttatttatgcattgtCATTTCAGTTTGGACAAGGCGTGAACTGCCACACAAAGAGAATGAAGGAACGAGAAGAGTCTGCCTCCACTCACTCGATGATGCGTTTCTTGGACTGCAGCATGAAGTCGCAGtagtctgtccctctgtctgtaaAGTCAGCACGGAGGGTGGTGAGAGTCTTGAAGGCCTCTGGgtcctctctctgcagctgcatggcTGCGTGGAAGCCATCCACCATGTCGGTCTCCCCTCCTTCTGCAGCCGGCTTGATGCAGTGCAGAAACTGCACctaccatttaaaaaaaacaacacacacacacatatgccgCACAAATGCTGGTTTTACAATCCTTCATTATGTCAAAACCAAGTGCCAACAGTTGAAACAAACTTCTAAAAGCAGGACATTAATGTGGTTTCATCCTTTGAGGAAGGAatggggtaaaaaaaacaaacttgacTCACTCCGGGTGTGTGCTGCAGGGCAGGGTAGTCTGTGTGGACACTCAGCTTTTCTGATGTATAGGCTAAATTGTTTGCCATGTATTTGTCCGAGACCTCCCAAGTATGCCTGAGGACAAGCATTATATGGTTAATTAACGTCACATTAATTATTTAACTTTGGCTTTGGATGTCAAGCAGCAACAACTCATCTTTGTGGAGAAAAAGGTCGAGATGAGATTAACTTTTTGGGGATCCCTGAGGACAGAGTGGACAGCTTCCCAGGAATTCAAAGACGGAAGCCTCTGAGGCAGACACCTCATTGAGATGCTGCAGGAGTCGAGCACCAGGGAGGTAAATTTATCTCCTATGTTCTGTATGCACGTCTCATTTGGATGCCCACTCATAAAAGTCTGGCTTCTCTAATGACGGCTCCTCTTTAGACTTTTGACTTTCAGCAGGATGAGCTCGTCCCCTGGCAGTGAAGCGTTACTCTCCAGGCTGCTGTTCTGACTGAGTGCACCAGGTAATTCCTCTGCTTTAGAAAAGCTGGAGTGACTTTTAGTTTGTTATCCTCGTCTCTGTCGTCAGACAATAAGCACTGCAGCAGCTCAAAGCGATGAAGAGCCAACAAACACCCAAAGTGTTTCCACGGAACCAAAACGAATCAAGAGACTGGCGAACTCCTACACGTTTAGGCTGCAGGATTACAATCTGACCAAATATTTCCTAAAATACAGAGTTCCTATTTTCTGATTCAGTGATAAATGGATGAAAAGtttcttttgcatttattttacatattatTCGTATCTGTGCTGATGATGATCAGTGGAATGTTTGGATTTATTGGTGACTATTCAACCACGTCTTGGCTGAGGGTAAATGGAGCAAAATGGATCAATGCCAAGCAGTCTTACCCGTAATACGTCAATCTATGATAGCCAATCCTCTTAGAGAGCCTGTCCACAGGGCCGCTCTCCTTCGGAGCCCCCTTTAGGTGGACCAGGCCAAAACGACGCAGAGCCAAGAGCCAATCCAGGGCAGCCTTATCGTCATGGATGACTTCCTCATAGTTGGCTGTGGGAATGTGCAGCTTAGAGTCCCAATAATAACATTCTGACAGGAGAAACGGGACATGaaagaaatgtcatttcatCTCAGCGCAGATTTAGTGgagctttctgtgtgtgtaatgaTAAATACGCGTCTACAAGGCACCAACACAAGGCTTTTCCACCCGAGTGTCTTGGCGCTGCTCAGTTAAACGAACAGTGTGCTGAAAGTAGAGAAGTGTCTGCATCAAGGCCACTGAATGAGGAGCTGCATTCCGTTTCCTTCATGGTCTGTCAGAAATCTGTGGGATTTATTGAGTGACAATCTGCAAGGCA
The Brachionichthys hirsutus isolate HB-005 unplaced genomic scaffold, CSIRO-AGI_Bhir_v1 contig_200, whole genome shotgun sequence DNA segment above includes these coding regions:
- the LOC137912594 gene encoding gamma-butyrobetaine dioxygenase-like, encoding MWMNAFSRIALPALQRSTATMAFWTPRACRRSGEAAGPLRSCLQSMQIREQQTASLPLSQHSVRHVQSLHEERMIAVEWEDGSSSLYPFTWLRDNCQCPLCFLDSAQARKLLMADTDVNIGVDAVEVTKDNKVSILWPDQHSSVFHPDWLKKRCFSPAARQTMQEELFLKECYYWDSKLHIPTANYEEVIHDDKAALDWLLALRRFGLVHLKGAPKESGPVDRLSKRIGYHRLTYYGHTWEVSDKYMANNLAYTSEKLSVHTDYPALQHTPGVQFLHCIKPAAEGGETDMVDGFHAAMQLQREDPEAFKTLTTLRADFTDRGTDYCDFMLQSKKRIIELNSEGQIKMINFNNATRDSVLDVPLQQVQPFYRAYRAFMDILNRPENMVTFRMEPGEMVTFDNWRLLHGRRRYTNKPDAMRHLEGAYLDWDEVTSRLRILRCSVQQKA